Part of the Brassica oleracea var. oleracea cultivar TO1000 chromosome C8, BOL, whole genome shotgun sequence genome is shown below.
AGACGCTCGTTACCTGATGTCTCTAAAAAACAGTTAGTCCTCTAAATAGTAAATACCCTTTTAAAGTGAGCTATACATAAACCGTTATAATCCTCAATAAATTCTTACGTATAGGTTCGATTCTGGAGGCTAAGTTGATCCACAAAAGTCTGACACCCAATGAACGGCGAGGTCCAAAATCGCTTAACAGCGTCTGAAAAGACAAGACCGAGCCAGTGGCAGGATCCGTTGCCTCCAAAGTTATGAACGAGTCATCGGATGAAGTCATCTGATCCCTACAAATCTCCCAACTCTTAAACTTAAAGTTTGTTCCCTGCCAAAACCAAAAAAAAAACTCAGAAAAGAAGGTGATCATCATAGAGAGACAGAGACGAATTAATAGTGATGAATGAACCTTCTGAAGATTGTAGCACTGGAGTCCAATCCTACCACAGAGACGGATATCATAGTTAGGATCATCTCCCCACTGCCTGTATAATGTAGGCGGATCCAGACCATCAGCCTAGCAAAAATCAAACGAGCGCGTTATGTATGGTCCATCAGTCGAATCATCTCATCCGCTAAACATATATAAGATATTTTCTTACTTGGGAGTCCGAATCATCTCCTCCACGATAATCAAACAGCGACGGTTCGTTCCCAGTCTCCTCCTCCATATCCCACAAACTTGTCATTAGGTCCCGGGAAAATTTGAATAACCTAGAGAACGAATACAATTATAATGGTTAGTTTTATATGTTTCAAAAAAAAAAAAAAATGTACAATGTTTGGGTCTACCTTTTAATTTGGAAAAACTAAACAAAAGAAGTTTTTTAGAAAATAAGTTTTATAATAAATATTCATATAAATATACATATTTACAATATTCATAAATATTTCATAAATGCTTATGATTTTCTTCCTGTCATAATGGAAACAATTCTGGTTATAAAAAATAGATAAAGATCACTAATTTTTCTATTTTTAAAAATCTTCACATTAAAATATTTTGAGTCTAAAAAAATATATATTATGGTTAATAATTTTTTTTAATAAAGATAAAGTCGGAAATAAACCAAAATCCAGACCCATACATATTGGTCTGTTCTTAAACAAAAACAGATAGGGAAGAAGATAAACGGGAAAACTAGTTTATCGACAAGTTTCTCGGAGCAAAGCACCAAAGAAGACCACTACATCAACAAAAATTATCGTTGAACAAAAATTTCAAAAAAAAACTAGACCAAAAATAGAAGAGCCGTAATCGAGAAAAAGGCTATAGGCGACCAACAAAAATACAAGAGAGAAAGAGAGAGAGAAACACCTTATCTGAAGAATATGAAAAAGAAATGGAAACTCAATATTTTGCAGAAACTATTAGATATGTTGGTTTTAACACTTCAAAATTGATGGGAAGATAGACCGAAGCCACATTCCTCAAACAGCTTGCCTCCATCGCCTCCAACAAAACTCTTATCCTAGTTTTGACACCATCCTTAATAGGAGTGGACGTTCGGATACCCGTCGGGTTCGGATCAGGTATTTCGGTATAGAAGTATAAAATCTGTTCGAGTATTTCTACACTTCAGATCGGATTCGGATATTTTTAGTTCAGGTTCGGGTATTTCTTAAAACAGTTCTTTCCAATAATGGATTCAAACTTTTTCTTTATTGATGTAAAAAATTAAATTAATTATTTAAAATTA
Proteins encoded:
- the LOC106310515 gene encoding UPF0725 protein At5g63820-like isoform X3; this translates as MTSLWDMEEETGNEPSLFDYRGGDDSDSQADGLDPPTLYRQWGDDPNYDIRLCGRIGLQCYNLQKGTNFKFKSWEICRDQMTSSDDSFITLEATDPATGSVLSFQTLLSDFGPRRSLGVRLLWINLASRIEPIQTSGNERLDDNWDKSVVHEFYKGPMPKWFSDEALERDSRKYYVVPESELHDNDWLQLLMEVALFSKTNHM